The Vicia villosa cultivar HV-30 ecotype Madison, WI linkage group LG1, Vvil1.0, whole genome shotgun sequence genome includes a region encoding these proteins:
- the LOC131643365 gene encoding probable protein phosphatase 2C 63 produces the protein MLRLCFSPLDYCLRRRGASDFLLWHTDLKPHASGDFSIAVAQANYSLEDQSQVFTSPSATYVGVYDGHGGPEASRFVNNRLFPYLHKFSSEQGGLSVDVIKKAFSATEEDFLHLVKLSLPLSPQIASVGSCCLLGAISNNVLYVANLGDSRVVLGRKYSENKSGSVEAVRLSTDHNVADEEVRREVEALHPDDSHVVVLSRGVWRIKGIIQVSRSIGDVYLKRPDFYRDPIFRQFGNPIPLKRPVMTAEPSIIIRELESDDLFLIFASDGLWEQLSDEAAVDLVFKYPRAGIAKRLVRAALQEAAKKREMRYADIKKIDKGIRRHFHDDITVVVIYLDQQGGSSSGGSKQTAVGYTTAPVDIFSLNADEAEKSMLGSVA, from the exons ATGCTGCGTTTGTGCTTCAGCCCTCTCGATTATTGCCTTCGACGTCGTGGTGCCTCTGATTTTCTTCTCTGGCACACCGACTTGAAACCCCACGCTTCCGGTGATTTCTCCATAGCCGTCGCTCAGGCTAATTACTCCCTTGAGGATCAGAGTCAAGTCTTTACCTCCCCTTCCGCCACCTACGTTGGTGTTTACGACGGTCATGGAGGTCCTGAAGCGTCTAGATTCGTCAATAACCGTCTCTTCCCTTATTTGCACA AATTTTCGTCTGAGCAAGGGGGATTGTCGGTTGATGTGATAAAGAAGGCGTTTAGTGCTACCGAGGAGGATTTCTTGCATTTGGTTAAGTTGTCGTTGCCGCTTAGTCCTCAGATTGCGTCTGTGGGATCATGTTGTCTTCTTGGTGCGATTTCTAATAATGTGTTATATGTCGCCAACCTTGGAGACTCTAGAGTTGTTCTTGGCAGGAAGTATAGTGAGAACAAGAGTGGTTCGGTAGAGGCAGTGCGCTTGTCGACGGATCATAATGTAGCTGacgaagaggtgaggagagaagtTGAAGCTTTACACCCTGATGATTCACATGTTGTGGTTCTTAGCCGCGGTGTTTGGAGGATTAAGGGCATCATTCAg GTGTCTAGATCTATTGGTGATGTGTATTTGAAGAGACCGGATTTCTACCGAGACCCCATTTTTCGTCAATTTGGAAATCCTATTCCATTGAAGCGTCCAGTAATGACAGCTGAACCATCAATCATCATTAGGGAGCTTGAATCAGATGATTTATTCTTAATATTTGCATCAGACGGCCTTTGGGAACAATTAAGCGATGAAGCAGCCGTTGATCTTGTTTTCAAATATCCAAGAGCT GGAATTGCCAAGAGACTAGTAAGAGCTGCTCTGCAGGAAGCTGCAAAGAAAAGAGAGATGAGATATGCTGACATTAAGAAAATCGACAAAGGAATAAGAAGACACTTCCATGACGATATCACAGTTGTTGTAATCTATCTTGATCAACAAGGAGGCTCTTCTAGTGGTGGATCTAAGCAAACTGCTGTTGGTTATACAACTGCGCCAGTTGATATATTTTCTCTAAATGCTGATGAGGCCGAGAAGAGTATGCTTGGTTCAGTTGCCTAA